In a single window of the Micromonospora sp. WMMD1155 genome:
- a CDS encoding alpha/beta fold hydrolase has product METEHRTVTANGITQSVRVAGPADGTPVLLIHGNCSSALFWEPLVRRLPPTLRVVAPDLRGYGDTETAPVDATRGLADFADDVAALLDDPMLFEADARPVVVGHSLGGGVAMRLLVDHPHRVSALLLAAPVSPYGFGGTRDLTGTPTTPDFAGTGAGTANPDFVARLASGDRSADAPASPRAVLRAIYVADPASLGTDEDLLLDTVLSTATGDDNYPGTAVPSENWPGTAPGERGVLNALAPTWFQLADELVAVAEKPPVTWVRGDADVIVSDTSLFDLAYLGSLGVVPGWPGEEECPPQPMIGQTRAVLDRYAAAGGAYHEVVLPGCGHSPHLERPMEFVAELLALTTVPAA; this is encoded by the coding sequence ATGGAGACCGAGCACCGGACCGTCACGGCGAACGGCATCACCCAGTCGGTACGCGTGGCCGGCCCGGCCGACGGCACCCCGGTGCTGCTGATTCACGGCAACTGCTCGTCCGCGCTGTTCTGGGAGCCGCTGGTCCGGCGTCTGCCGCCGACGCTGCGGGTGGTCGCCCCCGACCTGCGCGGGTACGGCGACACCGAGACGGCCCCGGTGGACGCCACCCGAGGGCTTGCTGACTTCGCCGACGACGTGGCGGCCCTGCTGGACGACCCGATGCTCTTCGAGGCCGACGCCCGCCCGGTGGTGGTCGGGCACTCCCTCGGGGGCGGGGTCGCGATGCGCCTGCTGGTCGACCACCCGCACCGGGTGAGCGCCCTGCTCCTCGCGGCGCCGGTCTCCCCGTACGGCTTCGGCGGCACCCGTGACCTGACCGGCACACCGACCACCCCGGACTTCGCCGGCACCGGCGCCGGCACCGCGAACCCCGATTTCGTCGCCCGGCTCGCGTCCGGCGACCGGAGCGCGGACGCCCCGGCCAGCCCGCGCGCCGTGCTGCGAGCCATCTATGTGGCCGATCCCGCCTCCCTCGGCACCGACGAGGACCTCCTGCTGGACACCGTGCTCTCCACCGCCACCGGGGACGACAACTACCCGGGCACGGCGGTGCCCTCGGAGAACTGGCCCGGCACCGCACCGGGGGAGCGCGGTGTGCTCAACGCGCTCGCGCCGACCTGGTTCCAGCTCGCCGACGAGCTGGTGGCCGTCGCCGAGAAACCTCCGGTCACCTGGGTACGCGGGGACGCCGACGTCATCGTCTCGGACACCTCGCTGTTCGACCTGGCGTACCTGGGTTCGCTGGGTGTGGTGCCCGGCTGGCCGGGTGAGGAGGAATGTCCACCCCAGCCGATGATCGGCCAGACCCGTGCGGTGCTGGACCGGTACGCGGCGGCCGGCGGCGCGTACCACGAGGTGGTGTTGCCCGGCTGTGGTCACAGCCCGCACCTGGAGCGTCCGATGGAGTTCGTCGCGGAGCTGCTGGCCCTGACCACGGTGCCCGCCGCCTAG
- a CDS encoding ABC transporter ATP-binding protein — translation MDDELAISVRGLRKAYGDNVAVAGVDLDVRRGEVFALLGPNGAGKTTTVEILEGYRRRDAGEVSVLGADPANPDAGWRSRVGIVLQGTGEFDELTVAEVVRHFSGFYPDADDPDKVIERVGLAGKATARTHTLSGGQKRRLDVALGIIGRPELLFLDEPTTGFDPEARREFWDLIRDLAAAGTTIVLTTHYLDEAEALADRVGVIAGGRLVEVAAPNQLGNRQEALATVSWRIPDGALESVQSATPTALVADLAARHGGEVPGLTVTRPTLEDVYLTMIGHGR, via the coding sequence ATGGATGACGAGCTGGCCATCTCCGTCCGGGGGCTGCGCAAGGCGTACGGCGACAATGTGGCGGTGGCGGGCGTGGATCTCGACGTGCGGCGCGGTGAGGTGTTCGCGTTGCTCGGCCCGAACGGCGCCGGCAAGACCACCACCGTGGAGATCCTGGAAGGTTACCGACGGCGGGACGCCGGCGAGGTCTCCGTGCTCGGCGCGGACCCGGCGAACCCGGACGCCGGTTGGCGTTCCCGGGTCGGCATCGTGCTCCAGGGCACCGGCGAGTTCGACGAGCTGACCGTGGCCGAGGTGGTCCGGCACTTCTCCGGCTTCTACCCGGACGCGGACGACCCGGACAAGGTGATCGAGCGGGTCGGGCTGGCCGGCAAGGCCACCGCCCGTACGCACACCCTCTCCGGGGGGCAGAAGCGCCGGTTGGACGTGGCGCTCGGCATCATCGGTCGCCCCGAGCTGCTCTTCCTCGACGAGCCGACGACCGGCTTCGACCCGGAGGCCCGGCGCGAGTTCTGGGACCTGATCCGCGACCTCGCCGCCGCCGGCACCACGATCGTGCTGACCACCCACTACCTGGACGAGGCGGAGGCCCTCGCCGACCGGGTCGGCGTGATCGCCGGCGGCCGGCTGGTCGAGGTGGCCGCGCCGAACCAGCTCGGCAACCGGCAGGAGGCCCTGGCGACGGTCTCCTGGCGTATCCCGGACGGGGCGCTGGAGAGCGTGCAGAGCGCGACGCCGACGGCCCTGGTCGCCGATCTGGCCGCGCGCCACGGCGGCGAGGTCCCGGGGCTCACCGTGACCCGGCCGACCCTGGAGGACGTCTACCTCACGATGATCGGACACGGACGATGA
- a CDS encoding FHA domain-containing protein, which translates to MRGASFRVRTERQVIGRAPTGQVVINDPHLSRRHAEVWLTPEGLSLRDLGSTNGTWLNDRRITEVELLADGDVIRLGRTELRLFDPGVALTDPVGLSFGPSRRDVRPTLPLPLATPPGTRR; encoded by the coding sequence ATGCGCGGAGCGAGCTTTCGAGTGCGAACCGAACGGCAGGTGATCGGCCGGGCGCCGACCGGGCAGGTGGTCATCAACGATCCGCACCTGAGCCGCCGCCACGCCGAGGTGTGGCTGACGCCGGAGGGCCTGTCCCTGCGGGACCTCGGCTCGACCAACGGCACCTGGCTCAACGATCGCCGGATCACAGAGGTGGAGCTGCTCGCCGACGGCGACGTGATCCGGCTCGGCCGGACCGAGCTGCGGCTGTTCGACCCCGGGGTGGCGCTCACCGATCCGGTGGGCCTCAGCTTCGGCCCGTCCCGCCGCGACGTCCGACCGACACTGCCGCTGCCGTTGGCGACGCCGCCCGGCACGCGACGGTGA
- a CDS encoding 3-hydroxybutyryl-CoA dehydrogenase, translated as MARDFSTVGVVGLGTMGAGIVEVFARNGIDVVAVEISEPALERGRATLTGSTDRAVAKGKLAAADRDALHERVHFAVGLDALHSVDLVIEAVPEHLDLKQRIFAELDRVCRPETILATNTSSLSVTEISVATSRPNQVIGIHFFNPAPVMKLVEVVRTVVTSPEVVADVEALCTRLGKVDVTINDRAGFIANALLFGYLNHAVGMFESHYATREDIDAAMKLGCGLPMGPLALMDLIGLDTAYEILDTMYRRGGRDRRHAPVPLLKQMVTAGLLGRKSGRGFYTYERPGSPKVVPDETTPPATEAALADGARAIAKVGIVGSGTMATGIIEVFAKAGYEVVSVTRGAEKSATVCEAVKTSLNKGVVRGRLAEADRDAALGRITWSATLDHLADVDLVVEAVVEELSVKKALFASLDEICKPGVVLATTTSSLPVIDVAMATHRPADVVGLHFFNPAPVMPLVEVVRTIRTSPEATATARAVCATLGKTGVVCGDRSGFIVNALLFPYLNDAVKMLEASYSTADDIDHAMKLGCGYPMGPFELLDVVGLDVSLAIQRELYLELREPGFAPAPLLEHLVTAGYLGRKTRRGFRDHSHR; from the coding sequence GTGGCGCGCGATTTCAGCACCGTGGGCGTGGTGGGGCTGGGCACCATGGGTGCCGGCATCGTGGAGGTCTTCGCCCGCAACGGCATCGACGTCGTGGCCGTGGAGATCTCCGAGCCCGCGCTGGAACGCGGTCGGGCCACCCTCACCGGCTCCACCGACCGTGCCGTCGCCAAGGGCAAGCTCGCCGCGGCGGACCGCGACGCCCTGCACGAGCGGGTGCACTTCGCGGTCGGGCTGGACGCGCTGCACTCCGTCGACCTGGTCATCGAGGCGGTGCCCGAGCACCTGGACCTCAAGCAGCGGATCTTCGCGGAGCTGGACCGGGTCTGCCGACCGGAGACCATCCTCGCCACCAACACCTCGTCGCTGAGCGTCACCGAGATCTCGGTGGCCACCAGCCGGCCCAACCAGGTCATCGGCATCCACTTCTTCAACCCGGCGCCGGTGATGAAGCTGGTCGAGGTGGTCCGCACGGTCGTCACCTCGCCCGAGGTGGTCGCCGACGTCGAGGCGCTCTGCACCCGGCTCGGCAAGGTCGACGTCACCATCAACGACCGGGCCGGCTTCATCGCCAACGCCTTGCTCTTCGGCTACCTCAACCACGCGGTGGGCATGTTCGAGTCGCACTACGCGACGCGGGAGGACATCGACGCCGCCATGAAGCTCGGCTGCGGCCTGCCGATGGGCCCGCTGGCGCTGATGGACCTGATCGGCCTGGACACCGCGTACGAGATCCTGGACACCATGTACCGGCGCGGTGGGCGCGACCGCCGGCACGCCCCGGTGCCGCTGCTGAAGCAGATGGTCACGGCGGGACTGCTCGGCCGTAAGTCCGGTCGGGGCTTCTACACCTACGAGCGGCCCGGTTCGCCGAAGGTCGTACCCGACGAGACGACGCCGCCGGCCACGGAGGCCGCGCTCGCCGACGGGGCTCGCGCCATCGCGAAGGTGGGCATCGTGGGTTCCGGCACGATGGCCACCGGGATCATCGAGGTGTTCGCGAAGGCCGGCTACGAGGTCGTCTCGGTGACCCGGGGTGCGGAGAAATCCGCGACGGTGTGCGAGGCGGTGAAGACCTCGCTGAACAAGGGAGTGGTCCGGGGCAGGCTCGCCGAGGCCGACCGGGACGCCGCGCTCGGCCGGATCACCTGGTCGGCCACCCTCGACCACCTCGCCGACGTCGACCTGGTGGTCGAGGCGGTCGTCGAGGAGCTGAGCGTCAAGAAGGCCCTCTTCGCCAGCCTCGACGAGATCTGCAAGCCGGGCGTGGTGCTGGCCACCACCACCTCGTCGCTGCCGGTGATCGACGTGGCGATGGCCACCCACCGGCCGGCCGACGTGGTGGGGCTGCACTTCTTCAACCCGGCGCCGGTCATGCCGCTGGTCGAGGTGGTCCGCACCATCCGTACCTCGCCGGAGGCCACCGCCACCGCCCGGGCGGTGTGCGCCACCCTCGGCAAGACCGGCGTGGTCTGCGGCGACCGGTCCGGGTTCATCGTCAACGCGCTGCTCTTCCCGTACCTGAACGACGCGGTGAAGATGCTGGAGGCCAGCTACTCGACGGCCGACGACATCGACCACGCGATGAAGCTCGGTTGCGGCTACCCGATGGGCCCGTTCGAGCTGCTCGACGTGGTCGGCCTGGACGTCTCGCTGGCCATCCAGCGGGAGCTGTACCTGGAGTTGCGCGAGCCCGGCTTCGCGCCCGCGCCGCTGTTGGAACACCTGGTCACCGCCGGCTACCTGGGCCGCAAGACCCGCCGCGGCTTCCGCGACCACTCGCACCGCTGA
- a CDS encoding class I SAM-dependent methyltransferase — MGPNRLRYRLVDSDQSWSARRRRHRSDWLARTFPDLGDMHVVDLGGRLGTWHRATVRPARVTVVNLEQPPSVVPEWAHVEQADACDLPEHLAKGAFDLVFSNSVLEHVGGHERRLRFAAAVRSLADRHWVQTPYRYFPIEPHWIAPGMQFLPVRLRTALARRWPLGHKPTRSHDAAIHQVLWTELLDRSQMRHYFPDSTMLVERVFGLPKSLIAVRTGS, encoded by the coding sequence ATGGGCCCCAATCGATTGCGTTACCGCCTTGTCGACAGTGACCAGTCGTGGAGCGCCCGTCGGCGTCGGCACCGCTCGGACTGGCTGGCCCGCACCTTCCCCGACCTCGGTGACATGCACGTCGTCGATCTCGGCGGCCGGCTCGGCACCTGGCACCGCGCCACCGTCCGCCCGGCCCGGGTGACGGTCGTCAACCTGGAACAACCCCCGTCGGTCGTCCCGGAATGGGCCCACGTCGAGCAGGCCGACGCCTGCGACCTGCCGGAGCACCTCGCCAAGGGTGCCTTCGACCTGGTCTTCTCGAACTCGGTGCTGGAACACGTGGGCGGGCACGAACGCCGGTTGCGCTTCGCCGCCGCCGTCCGCTCGCTGGCCGACCGGCATTGGGTGCAGACGCCGTACCGTTACTTCCCCATCGAGCCACACTGGATCGCGCCGGGGATGCAGTTCCTGCCGGTCCGACTGCGCACCGCGCTCGCCCGCCGTTGGCCCCTGGGGCACAAGCCGACCCGCAGCCACGACGCCGCCATCCACCAGGTGCTCTGGACCGAGTTGCTGGACCGATCGCAGATGCGCCACTACTTCCCCGACTCGACGATGCTCGTCGAGCGGGTCTTCGGCCTGCCCAAGTCGCTGATCGCGGTGCGTACCGGAAGCTGA
- a CDS encoding ABC transporter permease, with amino-acid sequence MTTTTKPATPVAATPGRRPSAGALAVRQGRLEITQFLRSRESVVFTMGFPIIMILIFASIFDGTIGGGVKFTQYFITGMIATGLMTVSFQNLGIWIPVERDRGVLKRYRGTPMPKWVWFAGKVIMVVAIGIAETVLLLAVAVALFDLDLPGTAGKWFTFGWVAVLGVTACTLCGIAISSLARTARSGSAVVTPVALVLQFISGVFFVFTDLPTWMQQVAALFPLKWMCQGLRAVFLPESFGAQEPGGSFELGRVALVLVLWCVIGVVLCLTTFRWTTKRDG; translated from the coding sequence ATGACGACCACGACGAAGCCGGCGACGCCGGTCGCCGCGACCCCCGGCCGACGGCCGAGCGCCGGCGCGCTCGCAGTGCGCCAGGGCCGGCTGGAGATCACCCAGTTCCTGCGCAGCAGGGAGTCAGTGGTCTTCACGATGGGTTTCCCCATCATCATGATCCTGATCTTCGCGTCGATCTTCGACGGGACGATCGGCGGTGGGGTCAAGTTCACCCAGTACTTCATCACCGGCATGATCGCGACCGGCCTGATGACGGTGAGCTTCCAGAACCTCGGCATCTGGATCCCGGTCGAGCGGGACCGTGGGGTGCTCAAGCGGTACCGGGGCACGCCGATGCCGAAGTGGGTCTGGTTCGCCGGCAAGGTGATCATGGTGGTGGCGATCGGCATCGCCGAGACCGTGTTACTGCTGGCCGTCGCGGTGGCGCTGTTCGACCTCGACCTGCCGGGCACCGCCGGCAAGTGGTTCACCTTCGGCTGGGTCGCCGTGCTCGGCGTGACCGCGTGCACCCTGTGCGGCATCGCCATCTCGTCGCTGGCCCGCACCGCCCGCAGCGGCTCGGCGGTGGTCACCCCGGTCGCCCTGGTGCTCCAGTTCATCTCCGGGGTGTTCTTCGTCTTCACCGACCTGCCCACCTGGATGCAGCAGGTGGCGGCGCTGTTCCCGCTGAAGTGGATGTGCCAGGGGCTGCGCGCGGTCTTCCTGCCGGAGAGCTTCGGTGCGCAGGAGCCGGGCGGCTCGTTCGAGCTGGGACGGGTCGCGTTGGTGCTGGTCCTGTGGTGCGTGATCGGCGTGGTGCTCTGCCTGACCACCTTCCGCTGGACCACCAAGCGCGACGGCTGA
- the nucS gene encoding endonuclease NucS — protein MRLVIAKCSVDYVGRLSAHLPPATRLLMVKADGSVSIHADDRAYKPLNWMSPPCRLEEAPGVWRVVNKAGEELRITLEEIFQDTSYELGVDPGLRKDGVEAHLQELLAANPEVLGEGFTLVRREYMTAIGPVDLLCRDADSGSVAVEVKRRGDIDGVEQLTRYLELMNRDPLLSPVAGVFAAQEIKPQARVLATDRGIRCVVVDYDKLRGIEKDELTLF, from the coding sequence GTGCGGTTGGTCATTGCGAAGTGCTCGGTGGACTACGTCGGACGGCTCTCGGCTCACCTGCCGCCGGCCACCCGGTTGCTGATGGTGAAGGCGGACGGGTCGGTGTCGATCCATGCCGACGACCGGGCGTACAAGCCGTTGAACTGGATGAGCCCGCCGTGCCGGTTGGAGGAGGCCCCCGGTGTGTGGCGGGTGGTCAACAAGGCCGGTGAGGAGTTGCGGATCACCCTGGAGGAGATCTTCCAGGACACCTCGTACGAGCTGGGTGTGGACCCGGGTCTGCGCAAGGACGGGGTGGAGGCGCACCTGCAGGAGTTGTTGGCCGCCAACCCGGAGGTGCTGGGGGAGGGGTTCACGCTGGTCCGCCGGGAGTACATGACGGCGATCGGCCCGGTCGACCTGCTGTGCCGGGACGCCGACTCCGGCTCGGTCGCCGTCGAGGTCAAGCGGCGCGGCGACATCGACGGCGTGGAGCAGTTGACCCGCTATCTCGAGTTGATGAACCGTGACCCGCTGCTCAGCCCGGTCGCCGGGGTCTTCGCCGCTCAGGAGATCAAGCCGCAGGCCCGGGTTCTCGCCACCGACCGGGGAATCCGGTGCGTGGTCGTGGACTACGACAAGCTGCGGGGCATCGAGAAGGACGAGCTGACGCTCTTCTGA
- a CDS encoding aldehyde dehydrogenase family protein, which yields MTAVHVPGIPIIEAGRLVSTSPATGVEAGRLPVATDADVREAVARARVAGEWWAGLGFTGRRDRLLRWRALLAKRIEQLAELVHTEGGKPVDDAIVEIVTAIEHIDWAARNAGRVLGPRRVRSRLILAEFSGHLEYQPHGVVGVIGPWNYPVFTPIGSAAYALAAGNAVVLKPSEYTPVVGQWLVDGFAEVVPEHQVFTAVHGLGDVGAALCRSGVDKLAFTGSTATARKVMAACAETLTPVLIEGGGKDAMIVDSDADLDAAAEACVWGGMTNAGQTCIGIERVYAVDSVFDAFVDKVVARAGRLTVGPEGADIGPITMPRQIDVIRRHIDAAVASGGRAVLGGPTAVQPPYVHPTVLVDVPEESAAVQEETFGPTVTISRVRDADEAVTRANALPYGLGGSVFGRRRAVAIARRLRSGMASVNSTLTFAGMSTLPFGGVGDSGFGRIHGEDGLREFGRAKAITRRRARSLLPSMTFERTPTDMTRLVKAIKVMYGR from the coding sequence ATGACGGCTGTGCATGTCCCCGGCATCCCGATCATCGAGGCGGGCCGACTGGTGTCGACCAGCCCGGCCACCGGCGTCGAGGCCGGCCGCCTCCCCGTCGCCACCGACGCCGACGTGCGCGAGGCCGTCGCCCGCGCCCGCGTCGCCGGCGAGTGGTGGGCCGGGCTCGGCTTCACCGGCCGCCGCGACCGGCTGCTGCGGTGGCGTGCCCTGCTCGCGAAACGGATCGAGCAGTTGGCCGAATTGGTGCACACCGAGGGCGGCAAGCCGGTCGACGACGCGATCGTCGAGATCGTCACCGCGATCGAGCACATCGACTGGGCAGCCCGCAACGCCGGGCGCGTGCTCGGCCCACGCCGGGTGCGGTCCCGGCTCATCCTCGCCGAGTTCTCCGGGCACCTCGAATACCAGCCGCACGGCGTGGTCGGCGTCATCGGGCCGTGGAACTATCCGGTCTTCACGCCGATCGGCTCCGCCGCGTACGCCCTGGCGGCCGGCAACGCCGTGGTGCTCAAGCCGAGCGAGTACACGCCCGTCGTCGGCCAGTGGCTGGTGGACGGCTTCGCCGAGGTGGTGCCCGAGCATCAGGTGTTCACCGCCGTACACGGCCTGGGCGACGTCGGCGCCGCACTGTGCCGCTCCGGGGTCGACAAGCTGGCCTTCACCGGGTCCACCGCCACCGCCCGGAAGGTCATGGCCGCCTGCGCCGAGACGCTGACCCCGGTGCTGATCGAGGGCGGCGGCAAGGACGCCATGATCGTCGACAGCGACGCCGACCTGGACGCCGCCGCCGAGGCGTGCGTCTGGGGCGGCATGACCAACGCGGGGCAGACCTGCATCGGCATCGAGCGGGTGTACGCGGTCGACTCCGTCTTCGACGCCTTCGTCGACAAGGTGGTGGCCCGTGCCGGTCGGCTGACCGTCGGCCCGGAGGGTGCCGACATCGGCCCGATCACCATGCCGAGACAGATCGACGTGATCCGCCGGCACATCGACGCCGCAGTCGCCTCCGGCGGGCGGGCCGTGCTCGGCGGGCCGACCGCGGTGCAGCCGCCGTACGTCCACCCGACCGTGCTGGTGGACGTACCGGAGGAGTCGGCAGCCGTCCAGGAGGAGACGTTCGGCCCCACAGTGACCATCAGCCGGGTCCGGGACGCCGACGAGGCCGTCACGCGGGCCAACGCCCTGCCGTACGGCCTTGGCGGTTCGGTCTTCGGCCGACGGCGCGCGGTGGCCATCGCGCGGCGGCTGCGCTCCGGAATGGCCTCGGTCAACTCCACCCTCACCTTCGCCGGCATGTCGACACTGCCGTTCGGTGGGGTGGGTGACTCCGGCTTCGGGCGGATCCACGGTGAGGACGGGCTGCGCGAGTTCGGCCGGGCCAAGGCGATCACGCGGCGTCGCGCCCGGTCACTGCTGCCGTCGATGACCTTCGAACGGACGCCCACCGACATGACCCGGCTCGTCAAGGCGATCAAGGTGATGTACGGCAGGTGA
- a CDS encoding protein meaA, protein MDETALPGRLPERDRPWVMRTYAGHSSATATNALFRRNLAKGQTGLSVAFDLPTQTGYDPDHELAAGEVGRVGVPVAHLDDMRALFDGIPLAETNTSMTINAPAMWLLALYGTVGLEQGAELARCAGTTQNDIIKEYLSRGTYIFPPAASLRLTADVIAYTLRAMPKWNPVNICSYHLQEAGATPVQEVGFALATAVAVLDAVRDSGQVPAERMGDVVQRVSFFVNAGVRFVEEIAKMRAFGVLWDEVTRDRYGVTEARQRRFRYGVQVNSLGLTEAQPENNIQRIVLEMLGVTMSRDARARAVQLPAWNEALGLPRPWDQQWSLRMQQVLAYESDLLEYPDLFAGSHVMTALVDEIVTGARVELDKVLELGGVVAAVETGYLKSALVASLAERRRRMESGADVVVGVNRYAETEPSPLTAAGADAVEQVDPAVGAAAVDRVHRWRADRDGAAVDAALARLRADAATTTNLMPATLECVRAGVTTGEWAGALRQVFGEYRAPTGLAGATGSGGDPGLAAVRERVTATARELGSGRLRLLVGKPGLDGHSNGAEQIAVRARDAGFEVVYQGIRLTAGQIVAAAVEEDVDLVGLSVLSGSHLAAVPAVLDGLRGAGRADLPVVVGGIIPAADADTLRAAGVARVFTPKDFALTDIIDDLVTVIRRANDLP, encoded by the coding sequence ATGGACGAGACGGCACTTCCGGGGCGGCTGCCCGAGCGGGACCGCCCGTGGGTGATGCGCACCTACGCCGGCCACTCGTCGGCGACCGCGACCAACGCCCTCTTCCGCCGCAACCTGGCGAAGGGGCAGACCGGCCTCTCGGTCGCCTTCGACCTGCCCACCCAGACCGGGTACGACCCGGACCACGAGTTGGCAGCCGGTGAGGTCGGCCGGGTCGGGGTGCCGGTGGCCCACCTCGACGACATGCGGGCGCTGTTCGACGGCATTCCACTCGCCGAGACGAACACCTCGATGACCATCAACGCGCCGGCGATGTGGCTGCTCGCCCTCTACGGGACCGTCGGGCTGGAACAGGGCGCCGAGCTGGCCCGCTGCGCGGGCACCACCCAGAACGACATCATCAAGGAGTACCTCTCCCGGGGGACGTACATCTTCCCGCCGGCGGCCTCCCTGCGGCTGACCGCGGACGTCATCGCCTACACGCTGAGGGCGATGCCGAAGTGGAACCCGGTCAACATCTGCTCGTACCACCTGCAGGAGGCCGGTGCCACGCCCGTGCAGGAGGTCGGCTTCGCGTTGGCCACCGCGGTCGCCGTGCTCGACGCCGTCCGCGACTCCGGTCAGGTGCCCGCCGAGCGGATGGGCGACGTCGTGCAGCGAGTGTCGTTCTTCGTCAACGCCGGGGTGCGTTTCGTCGAGGAGATCGCCAAGATGCGCGCGTTCGGCGTGCTCTGGGACGAGGTCACCCGGGACCGGTACGGGGTCACGGAGGCCCGGCAACGGCGGTTCCGTTACGGGGTTCAGGTCAACTCGCTCGGTCTCACCGAGGCGCAGCCGGAGAACAACATCCAGCGCATCGTGCTGGAGATGCTCGGCGTCACGATGTCCCGCGACGCGCGGGCCCGGGCCGTGCAACTGCCCGCCTGGAACGAGGCGCTCGGTCTGCCCCGCCCCTGGGACCAGCAGTGGTCGCTGCGGATGCAGCAGGTCCTGGCCTACGAGTCGGACCTGCTCGAATACCCCGACCTGTTCGCCGGCTCGCACGTGATGACCGCACTCGTCGACGAGATCGTCACCGGGGCGCGGGTCGAGCTGGACAAGGTCCTCGAACTGGGCGGCGTCGTCGCGGCCGTGGAGACCGGTTACCTCAAGAGCGCGCTCGTCGCCTCGCTGGCCGAGCGCCGCCGCCGGATGGAGTCCGGCGCCGACGTGGTGGTCGGGGTCAACCGCTACGCCGAGACCGAACCCTCCCCGCTCACCGCCGCCGGAGCCGACGCCGTCGAGCAGGTCGATCCGGCGGTCGGGGCCGCCGCCGTCGACCGCGTACACCGATGGCGTGCCGATCGGGACGGGGCGGCCGTGGACGCGGCCCTCGCCCGGCTCCGCGCGGACGCCGCGACCACCACCAACCTGATGCCGGCGACCCTGGAGTGCGTGCGGGCCGGGGTGACCACCGGCGAGTGGGCCGGCGCGCTGCGCCAGGTCTTCGGCGAGTACCGCGCGCCGACCGGCCTGGCCGGCGCCACCGGCAGCGGCGGCGACCCGGGGCTCGCGGCGGTCCGGGAGCGGGTCACCGCCACAGCCCGTGAGCTGGGCAGCGGTCGGCTGCGGCTGCTGGTCGGCAAACCCGGCCTGGACGGGCACTCCAACGGCGCGGAGCAGATCGCGGTACGTGCCCGTGACGCCGGCTTCGAGGTCGTCTACCAGGGCATCCGGCTGACCGCCGGGCAGATCGTCGCCGCCGCCGTCGAGGAGGACGTCGACCTGGTGGGGCTGTCCGTGCTCTCCGGGTCGCACCTGGCCGCCGTGCCCGCGGTGCTCGACGGTCTGCGCGGCGCCGGGCGGGCGGACCTGCCCGTCGTCGTGGGCGGCATCATCCCGGCCGCCGACGCGGACACCCTCCGGGCCGCCGGGGTGGCCCGGGTGTTCACCCCGAAGGACTTCGCCCTCACCGACATCATCGACGACCTGGTCACGGTCATCCGGCGCGCCAACGACCTGCCCTGA
- a CDS encoding DUF4126 domain-containing protein, producing the protein MFEVLTGTGLAASAGLNAYIPLLVLGLLGRYTDLIDLPSGWTWLGNGWVIVIMAALLAVEMVADKVPVVDHINDVVQTVVRPTAGGLAFGAGSSSETVTVSDPGSFFSTHQWVPVVTGVLLALGVHLLKSAARPVINATTAGFGAPVASTAEDATSVVVSLVAVILPVLVLVFLVGLLFFVYWLFRRRSERRREREAARAAGFRV; encoded by the coding sequence GTGTTCGAAGTTCTCACCGGCACCGGCCTCGCCGCCTCGGCAGGGCTGAACGCCTACATACCCCTGCTCGTCCTCGGTCTCCTCGGCCGCTACACCGACCTGATCGACCTGCCCAGCGGCTGGACCTGGCTCGGCAACGGCTGGGTCATCGTCATCATGGCCGCCCTGCTCGCCGTCGAGATGGTGGCGGACAAGGTGCCCGTCGTCGACCACATCAACGACGTGGTGCAGACGGTGGTCCGACCGACGGCGGGTGGCCTGGCCTTCGGTGCCGGTTCCTCGTCCGAGACGGTGACGGTCAGCGACCCGGGAAGTTTCTTCTCGACCCACCAGTGGGTGCCGGTCGTCACCGGTGTGCTGCTGGCGTTGGGCGTGCACCTGCTCAAGTCCGCGGCGCGGCCGGTCATCAACGCGACCACCGCCGGTTTCGGCGCTCCGGTCGCCAGCACCGCAGAGGACGCGACGAGCGTGGTGGTCTCCCTCGTCGCGGTCATCCTGCCGGTGCTGGTGCTCGTCTTCCTGGTCGGCCTGCTGTTCTTCGTCTACTGGTTGTTCCGTCGGCGCTCCGAGCGACGCCGTGAACGAGAGGCGGCCCGCGCCGCCGGGTTCCGCGTCTGA